In one Roseburia intestinalis L1-82 genomic region, the following are encoded:
- a CDS encoding sensor histidine kinase, translating into MKIIVRLCKKIEEKIDTYSIQKKLILLYVCCVVLPVALTDSVVVGMIFSEEHNARKQVTENIASAAEYSIDKAVEEALTISKNIYMNKYINNFLNADYDSHLAFYEAYQELMQDSLFDSSLGNSSVEITMYADNDTIVNGGKFKKLGRVKQTEWYQKLQDSGNNFVFCAYMDETHDTSPTDLRKVSIIRKLNRYMLDPHEKVLKIDLDYNAVNTGLLRANYESEVYICSSDKIIFSNTGRNNIKESFERFDKGTMQKCYVQEKELYGQLMKIYVRYPEIQISKILWNNAIPMILLVLINIFLPWVFMQFLNRSFTVRLHLLEDTFSQDHTGKLKVVETISGTDEISQLMQHYNSMANRMNHLIETVYESRLKQQESEIARQDADIARQKAELLALHSQINPHFLFNVLENIRMRSILKHEDETAEMIEQLSLIERQYVEWGTDIVSLGAEIGFVESYLKLQKYRFGDRLRYSIEMEDDCREYQIPKLSLVTFTENSCVHGIEGKASQSWIFVRVYKDKNNLHLEVEDTGEGMPEEYLNYLQERMEEANIEMLKEKGRVGVINACVRLKMYTGDHVKFHIESERGVGTEVSVVIPLNAIS; encoded by the coding sequence ATGAAAATAATTGTGCGTCTCTGTAAAAAAATCGAAGAAAAAATTGACACTTACAGCATACAAAAGAAACTGATTCTTTTGTATGTCTGTTGTGTGGTCCTGCCGGTCGCCCTGACAGACAGTGTTGTAGTCGGAATGATATTTTCGGAGGAACACAATGCAAGAAAACAGGTGACAGAAAATATAGCGAGTGCGGCAGAGTACAGCATTGACAAGGCAGTAGAAGAAGCACTCACAATCTCAAAAAATATTTATATGAATAAGTATATCAACAATTTTCTGAATGCCGATTATGATTCCCATCTGGCATTTTATGAAGCGTATCAGGAGCTGATGCAGGATTCCCTGTTTGACAGTTCACTTGGCAACAGCAGCGTTGAGATCACGATGTATGCCGACAATGATACGATCGTAAATGGTGGAAAGTTCAAAAAGTTAGGACGTGTAAAACAGACGGAATGGTATCAGAAATTGCAGGATTCCGGGAACAATTTTGTATTTTGTGCCTACATGGATGAAACGCACGATACATCTCCGACGGATTTAAGAAAGGTGTCGATTATCCGGAAATTAAACCGTTATATGTTAGATCCGCATGAAAAAGTTTTAAAGATTGATCTGGATTATAATGCGGTCAATACCGGACTTTTGAGGGCAAATTATGAATCAGAGGTGTATATCTGCAGCAGTGATAAGATTATCTTTTCAAATACCGGACGAAACAATATAAAAGAATCTTTTGAGAGGTTTGATAAGGGTACCATGCAAAAGTGTTATGTGCAGGAGAAAGAATTATATGGACAGCTGATGAAGATCTATGTGCGGTATCCGGAAATACAGATCTCAAAAATTTTGTGGAACAATGCCATACCGATGATCTTGCTGGTGTTGATCAATATTTTTCTTCCGTGGGTATTTATGCAGTTTCTAAACCGTTCGTTTACAGTACGTCTGCATCTGTTGGAAGATACCTTTTCGCAGGATCATACCGGAAAATTAAAAGTGGTGGAAACAATATCAGGAACCGATGAGATCAGCCAGCTGATGCAGCATTATAATTCCATGGCAAACCGGATGAATCATCTGATCGAGACGGTTTATGAGAGCAGGTTAAAACAGCAGGAGTCGGAGATTGCCAGACAGGATGCTGATATTGCCAGACAAAAGGCGGAACTTCTGGCACTTCACAGCCAGATCAACCCGCATTTTCTATTCAATGTATTGGAAAATATCCGCATGCGGAGCATCTTAAAACATGAGGATGAGACAGCGGAAATGATCGAACAGCTTTCGCTGATAGAACGGCAGTATGTGGAGTGGGGAACAGATATTGTGAGCCTTGGTGCGGAGATCGGTTTTGTGGAGTCGTATTTAAAACTTCAGAAATACCGTTTTGGTGACCGGCTAAGATACAGCATTGAAATGGAGGATGACTGCAGGGAGTACCAGATTCCTAAATTATCGTTAGTGACTTTTACGGAAAATTCATGTGTGCATGGTATTGAGGGAAAAGCGTCACAGTCATGGATCTTTGTCCGTGTATATAAAGATAAAAATAATCTGCATCTTGAAGTGGAGGATACCGGGGAGGGGATGCCGGAAGAATATCTGAATTATCTGCAGGAACGCATGGAAGAGGCAAATATCGAGATGCTTAAAGAAAAAGGACGGGTAGGTGTGATCAATGCCTGCGTGAGACTGAAAATGTATACAGGAGATCATGTAAAATTTCATATCGAAAGTGAAAGAGGTGTTGGAACAGAAGTATCTGTAGTGATACCTTTGAATGCAATTTCATAA
- a CDS encoding response regulator transcription factor — protein MLKVLLVDDEPFIVQGLSALIDWEKEGFEIVGTAGNGSEAVEFLKSNPVDLILADIKMPVMNGLEFLKYIRETHLSEAFFVILSGYGDFTYAKEAIKWQCTDYILKPIQKSQLLALLSKVKQMQQDKKEESERIRKIGKAYFVQQMQTLLLGRQEETALSYVKGQVDFGRGIRYIGIESEDGETDTDIGPEKKRQLQRQIYEACMQYLGGEYSCLTFLDAEGKEECYDVGFIFCKKISQEKGLREQEYINLLLEKIQKSTVHPVVMYVGSEVEDISDISESFRSAVIAKTFSNFKVMPNLLYYSKEQKNPSGIVVSHKKIEDLLRSVEENDKKRIEDNVAAIYEEMNEAGMNPELVQMNMNYLLYRLVSLAMEQDDSVNQDEVLQYICENAFQVHMIRGSLSHFRRFVMEYADYLVQLRQNASRGVLLDVEGEIRKNYAENLTLKELGKKYFVNSAYLGQMFRKKYGVSFKEYLNNYRIERAAEILLRTDDKIYLVAEEVGYRDLDYFINRFIQSKGCTPTTYRKKTRSVNE, from the coding sequence ATGCTTAAAGTGCTGCTTGTGGACGATGAGCCATTTATCGTACAGGGACTTTCTGCGTTGATTGACTGGGAAAAAGAAGGATTTGAGATTGTGGGAACTGCGGGGAATGGCAGTGAGGCGGTAGAATTTTTAAAGAGTAATCCGGTCGACCTGATCTTAGCGGATATCAAAATGCCGGTTATGAATGGTCTGGAATTTTTAAAATATATCAGGGAAACGCATCTGTCAGAGGCATTTTTTGTAATACTGAGCGGTTATGGAGACTTTACCTATGCGAAAGAGGCAATCAAATGGCAGTGTACGGATTACATATTAAAGCCGATCCAGAAAAGCCAGCTCCTTGCACTGCTTTCAAAGGTAAAACAGATGCAGCAGGATAAAAAGGAAGAGAGCGAGCGAATCCGGAAAATCGGAAAAGCGTATTTTGTGCAGCAGATGCAGACACTTTTGCTCGGCAGACAGGAGGAAACGGCACTCTCTTATGTTAAAGGACAGGTGGATTTTGGAAGAGGGATCCGCTATATCGGGATCGAGTCGGAGGATGGCGAGACGGATACGGACATAGGACCGGAAAAGAAACGGCAGCTCCAGAGACAGATATATGAAGCCTGCATGCAGTATCTTGGAGGTGAATACAGCTGTCTTACATTCTTAGACGCGGAAGGCAAGGAAGAATGTTATGATGTGGGATTTATTTTCTGTAAAAAAATTTCGCAGGAAAAGGGACTGCGGGAGCAGGAATATATCAATCTGCTATTGGAAAAGATTCAGAAAAGCACAGTCCATCCGGTCGTGATGTATGTCGGCAGTGAGGTGGAAGATATCAGTGATATCTCAGAATCTTTCCGGTCGGCAGTGATCGCAAAGACTTTTTCCAATTTTAAGGTGATGCCGAATCTATTGTACTATTCGAAAGAGCAGAAAAATCCGTCCGGTATTGTGGTGAGCCACAAAAAAATCGAGGATCTGCTGCGGAGTGTGGAAGAGAATGACAAGAAAAGGATCGAGGATAATGTTGCAGCGATCTATGAGGAGATGAATGAGGCGGGAATGAACCCGGAATTGGTACAGATGAACATGAATTATCTCCTGTACCGTCTGGTTTCCCTTGCGATGGAGCAGGATGACAGCGTCAATCAGGATGAGGTGTTACAGTATATCTGCGAAAATGCGTTTCAGGTACATATGATCCGAGGAAGCCTTTCACATTTCCGCAGATTCGTCATGGAGTATGCGGATTATCTGGTACAGTTAAGGCAGAATGCGTCCCGCGGTGTGCTTCTTGATGTGGAGGGGGAGATCCGGAAAAATTATGCAGAGAATCTGACGCTCAAAGAACTCGGGAAGAAATATTTTGTCAACAGTGCTTATTTAGGGCAGATGTTCCGGAAAAAATATGGTGTATCGTTCAAGGAATATCTGAATAATTACAGGATCGAGCGGGCAGCGGAGATCCTTCTTAGGACGGATGATAAAATCTATCTTGTGGCGGAAGAAGTAGGATACCGTGATCTGGATTACTTTATTAACCGGTTTATCCAGAGCAAAGGATGTACGCCGACAACGTACCGCAAGAAGACACGCAGTGTAAATGAATAA
- a CDS encoding carbohydrate ABC transporter permease has translation MEAVTTKRRKSRKKTSVADKVFVTLNTLFMIMFVIITLYPVLNTLAISLNDGTDALRGGIYLLPRKFTWKNYITVLQKDNLIMGAYITVARTVIGTALALFANAILAFIVSRKRFMFKKQLSLFWVITMYVNGGMIPTFLLFKTLHLTNSFWVYVIPGMFSAFNMLVIRTYMNGISDSLEESAQLDGAGYTTIFLKIISPLCKPVYATVALFVAVGQWNSWFDAMLYNRMSANLTTLQYELMKLLSSVTNQGNSVEAMKNAAGSVTPTSVRAAATILTMLPIICLYPFLQRYFVTGLTIGGVKE, from the coding sequence ATGGAAGCAGTAACAACAAAGAGAAGAAAATCAAGAAAGAAAACATCCGTTGCGGACAAAGTTTTCGTAACGTTAAATACATTATTTATGATCATGTTTGTGATCATTACGTTATATCCGGTGTTAAATACGCTGGCAATCTCACTGAATGACGGAACAGATGCGCTGCGCGGCGGGATCTACCTGCTGCCGAGAAAATTTACATGGAAAAATTATATTACCGTGCTGCAGAAAGACAACCTGATTATGGGTGCCTACATCACGGTTGCAAGAACCGTCATCGGAACAGCACTTGCACTGTTTGCCAACGCGATTCTGGCATTTATTGTCAGCAGAAAACGTTTCATGTTTAAAAAACAGTTATCCCTGTTCTGGGTGATCACCATGTATGTCAATGGTGGAATGATCCCGACCTTCCTGTTATTTAAGACACTTCACCTGACAAACAGTTTCTGGGTGTATGTCATTCCGGGAATGTTCAGCGCATTTAACATGTTAGTCATCCGTACTTATATGAATGGTATCTCAGACAGTCTGGAAGAATCCGCGCAGTTAGACGGGGCAGGTTACACCACGATCTTCTTAAAGATCATTTCCCCGCTCTGCAAACCGGTATATGCGACGGTTGCACTGTTTGTCGCAGTCGGACAGTGGAATTCATGGTTTGATGCAATGCTCTATAACCGTATGAGTGCGAACCTGACAACTTTACAGTATGAGCTGATGAAATTATTATCTTCCGTCACAAACCAGGGAAATTCCGTGGAGGCAATGAAAAATGCGGCAGGATCTGTGACACCGACTTCCGTGCGTGCCGCTGCAACGATACTGACTATGCTGCCGATCATCTGTCTGTATCCGTTCTTACAGCGGTATTTTGTGACAGGACTTACCATTGGCGGTGTCAAGGAATAA
- a CDS encoding ABC transporter permease — translation MASITVTKKKQKQKIKEPQIKITWKEIKRQKVLLIWSAIIVVYGVIFCYLPLGGWLMAFQNYKPKDGLLHSSFVGLAKFQQLFSDATFLRVIRNTLAMGVINLVVTFVMAIVFAILLNEVKSQGGKKVVQTISYLPHFLSWIIVTGILHDALSGTGIINELLVNFGILDQPLNFFAYPKYFWPIVAFANVWKETGWNAIIYLSAITAIDPSLYEAANMDGAGRWARIKYVTLPGIKPTIMILLLMNVGNVLNAGFEIQYLLGNGLVQSVSQTIDIYVLKWGISQNDFSIGTAAGIFKSLVSIILIVIANQIAKRNGEERLF, via the coding sequence ATGGCTTCAATAACAGTAACGAAAAAAAAACAAAAACAAAAAATCAAAGAGCCGCAGATAAAAATCACATGGAAAGAAATAAAGCGGCAGAAGGTTCTTTTAATATGGTCAGCGATCATCGTAGTGTATGGAGTGATCTTCTGTTATCTGCCTCTTGGCGGCTGGCTGATGGCTTTTCAGAATTATAAACCGAAGGATGGCCTGCTTCATTCTTCTTTTGTGGGACTTGCAAAATTCCAGCAGTTATTTTCCGATGCAACCTTTTTGCGGGTAATCAGAAATACACTTGCCATGGGTGTGATCAATCTGGTCGTCACCTTTGTGATGGCGATCGTATTTGCAATTTTATTGAACGAGGTAAAATCACAGGGAGGAAAAAAGGTCGTACAGACCATTTCTTATCTGCCGCATTTCCTTTCCTGGATTATTGTTACCGGTATTTTACATGATGCATTATCGGGCACCGGTATTATCAACGAACTTTTAGTGAACTTTGGTATTTTAGACCAGCCTCTCAACTTCTTTGCATATCCGAAATACTTCTGGCCGATCGTGGCATTTGCAAATGTATGGAAAGAGACAGGATGGAATGCGATCATCTATTTATCTGCGATCACAGCAATCGATCCTTCACTCTATGAAGCTGCAAATATGGATGGTGCGGGCCGCTGGGCAAGAATCAAATATGTCACACTTCCCGGAATTAAGCCGACGATCATGATCTTACTTTTAATGAATGTCGGAAACGTACTGAATGCAGGTTTTGAGATCCAGTATCTGCTTGGAAACGGTCTGGTACAGAGCGTATCGCAGACCATCGATATTTATGTATTAAAATGGGGCATCAGCCAGAATGATTTCTCCATTGGTACGGCAGCCGGTATTTTCAAGAGTCTGGTTAGTATCATTCTGATCGTGATCGCCAATCAGATCGCAAAACGTAACGGCGAAGAAAGGCTGTTTTAG
- a CDS encoding type 2 periplasmic-binding domain-containing protein: MKRRKAVSVLLVMAMAASMLTGCGGGNTNTTGTNGAASTEGGSSGENTNDSSGVKEFTAFFAVPGSEINDDNEIEQKIAEITGAKCKETWLTGQTAQEAVGTLIAGGEYPDMIDGGDGMKQLYDAGALVALDDYIDKYPNIKEFLTDQEWDKLRQDDGHIYWINQFGNIYGEEKATTHGDEAFWIQTRVLKWADYPEIHTMDQYFDLIEKYNEANPTMDDGTENIPYTILCDDWRYFCLENAPQFLDGYPNDGSCIVDPDELKIVDYNTTPTAKRYFQKLNEEYQKGIVDPESFTQTYDEYIAKLSTGRVLGMIDQWWDFAYNVNDAFKQQGLDKEGCNYVPLPITIDEGMKNQWHNSGGTLNVSSGLAITTSCEDVEGALQFINDLLDQEVHDLRFWGEKGVDYDVDENGEYYCTEDMRMQSSDTAYKASHSCSYSYFPQYSGTSRDGINAMKPEGQAKEFYDGLSEDVQNCFKAYGAETYVDMLGTSEAPGPWYPMYSYSNNMTTATEGGMAWTKMGEVKHEYLPKVVMASDFDSAWEEYMGVYNNCNPQAFIDEMQAELDRRIEEAKKYQ, translated from the coding sequence ATGAAACGAAGAAAAGCAGTGTCAGTATTGCTTGTTATGGCAATGGCAGCGTCAATGCTTACCGGATGTGGCGGGGGAAATACCAATACCACAGGAACAAATGGCGCAGCATCCACAGAGGGAGGCTCATCAGGGGAAAACACAAATGATTCATCCGGCGTGAAAGAGTTTACCGCATTTTTTGCAGTACCTGGTTCAGAGATCAATGATGACAATGAGATCGAGCAGAAGATCGCAGAGATCACAGGTGCAAAATGCAAGGAGACATGGCTGACCGGACAGACAGCACAGGAGGCAGTCGGAACACTGATCGCAGGCGGTGAGTATCCGGATATGATCGATGGCGGCGACGGAATGAAACAGCTCTATGATGCGGGTGCGCTGGTAGCACTGGATGATTACATAGACAAATATCCAAACATCAAAGAATTTTTGACAGATCAGGAGTGGGATAAACTCCGTCAGGATGATGGACATATCTACTGGATCAATCAGTTTGGAAATATTTACGGGGAAGAAAAAGCAACCACCCACGGTGACGAGGCATTCTGGATCCAGACGAGAGTGTTAAAGTGGGCAGACTATCCTGAGATCCATACGATGGATCAGTATTTTGACCTGATCGAGAAATACAATGAAGCAAATCCGACCATGGATGACGGAACAGAAAATATCCCGTACACGATCCTCTGCGATGACTGGAGATACTTCTGTCTGGAAAATGCACCACAGTTTTTGGATGGCTATCCAAATGATGGAAGTTGTATCGTAGACCCGGATGAATTAAAGATCGTAGATTACAATACAACACCGACAGCAAAACGTTACTTCCAGAAATTAAATGAAGAGTACCAGAAAGGAATCGTAGATCCGGAGTCTTTTACACAGACCTATGATGAGTACATTGCAAAATTATCAACCGGTCGTGTACTTGGAATGATCGATCAGTGGTGGGATTTTGCATACAACGTAAATGATGCATTTAAGCAGCAGGGACTTGACAAGGAAGGCTGCAATTATGTACCGCTTCCGATCACGATCGACGAAGGTATGAAGAACCAGTGGCACAACTCCGGCGGAACATTAAATGTGTCAAGTGGTCTTGCAATCACCACAAGCTGCGAAGACGTGGAGGGCGCCCTTCAGTTCATCAATGATCTGTTAGACCAGGAAGTACATGATCTTCGTTTCTGGGGCGAAAAAGGTGTGGATTATGATGTGGATGAAAATGGTGAGTATTATTGTACCGAGGATATGAGAATGCAGTCCTCCGACACCGCTTACAAGGCATCCCACAGCTGTTCATATTCTTATTTCCCACAGTATTCCGGTACCAGCCGTGACGGCATTAATGCAATGAAACCGGAGGGTCAGGCAAAAGAGTTCTATGACGGATTGAGCGAGGACGTACAGAACTGCTTTAAAGCATATGGCGCAGAGACTTATGTGGATATGCTTGGAACCAGCGAGGCACCGGGACCGTGGTATCCGATGTATTCCTATTCAAACAACATGACGACTGCAACTGAGGGCGGCATGGCATGGACAAAGATGGGCGAAGTAAAACATGAATACCTTCCGAAGGTCGTTATGGCATCTGACTTTGACAGTGCATGGGAAGAGTACATGGGTGTCTACAATAACTGTAATCCGCAGGCATTTATTGATGAGATGCAGGCAGAATTAGACCGCAGAATTGAGGAAGCAAAAAAATATCAGTAA
- a CDS encoding glycosyl hydrolase family 8: MKRGAFETGTYRNVFAEAGYDKETIEKRKNEIFHTLFYGAESERIYHPVEDDMAYIEDTGNHDARTEGMSYGMMMCVQMDRKEEFDRLWKWAKTYMYLEEGENAGYFAWSVQLDGTKNSFGAAPDGEEFFAMALFFAAHRWGDGEGIFNYSREAKELLHTCIHKGENGEGGRAMWDASNHLIRFITDVDFSDPSYHLPHFYELFALWAKEEDRAFFKEAAEASRNYLKRACHPVTGLSAEYAEFDGTPYQPVLDQWGGRHDWYYSDAYRTIANIALDYEWFAKDEWESENVDRFLNFFCDTVQEKDRDGIFLTDGTILEGKALHPVAMTAVNAQAALASDQKNAFLCVHRFWETPLRTGDRRYYDNCLYFFAYLALSGNYRIY, translated from the coding sequence ATGAAAAGAGGAGCGTTTGAGACTGGAACTTACCGCAATGTATTTGCGGAGGCAGGCTATGATAAGGAAACCATAGAAAAGCGGAAAAATGAGATCTTCCATACACTTTTTTACGGGGCAGAATCAGAGCGGATCTATCATCCCGTCGAGGACGATATGGCATATATCGAGGACACGGGTAACCATGATGCGCGGACAGAAGGGATGTCCTACGGCATGATGATGTGTGTCCAGATGGACCGGAAAGAAGAATTTGACCGCCTGTGGAAATGGGCAAAAACTTATATGTACTTAGAGGAAGGCGAAAATGCAGGATATTTTGCATGGTCGGTGCAGCTGGATGGAACAAAAAATTCTTTTGGCGCAGCACCGGATGGTGAGGAATTTTTTGCGATGGCACTGTTTTTCGCAGCGCACCGCTGGGGAGACGGCGAAGGAATATTCAATTACAGCAGGGAAGCGAAAGAGTTGCTGCACACCTGCATCCACAAGGGAGAAAACGGAGAGGGTGGCAGAGCCATGTGGGATGCCTCAAATCATCTGATCCGTTTTATCACGGATGTGGATTTTTCGGATCCGTCCTATCATCTGCCTCATTTTTATGAGTTGTTCGCACTGTGGGCAAAAGAAGAGGACCGGGCATTTTTTAAGGAGGCGGCGGAGGCGAGCCGTAATTACTTAAAGCGTGCATGTCATCCGGTCACTGGTCTTAGTGCGGAATATGCAGAATTTGACGGAACACCGTATCAGCCTGTTTTAGACCAGTGGGGAGGCAGACATGACTGGTATTACAGTGATGCCTACCGGACGATCGCAAACATTGCCCTTGACTATGAGTGGTTTGCAAAGGATGAGTGGGAGAGTGAGAATGTTGACCGGTTTTTGAATTTTTTCTGTGATACCGTGCAGGAGAAAGACAGGGACGGTATTTTCCTGACCGACGGAACCATTCTGGAAGGAAAGGCACTGCATCCGGTTGCGATGACTGCGGTCAATGCGCAGGCGGCACTTGCCTCAGACCAGAAAAATGCATTTCTCTGTGTCCACCGTTTCTGGGAGACACCGCTTCGCACTGGGGACAGAAGATATTATGACAACTGTCTGTATTTCTTCGCATATCTGGCACTGAGCGGCAATTATAGAATTTATTAG